In Sulfitobacter guttiformis, the genomic stretch ACCGAATACCCCATCCTGCTGTCGTGATGGGCCGCGCCGTGGGCTTGCTTGATCGCACCCTCAATACCGGACGGCTTGGCATCCCCGCAGGTCTGTTGACCCTCGCTGTCTTGATGTTTGGAGCTTATGTGATTGGCACCGCCCTCGCCTTTTTGGGGGGCGTTGCACAGGTGATTATCGTCGCCATCCTGCTTGCCCAGCGCTCGCTTGTACAGCATGTAGCCGCAGTGGCTGACGGTCTGCGCGTATCTCTCGGCGATGGTCGCAGCGCTGTCGCTATGATTGTCAGCCGTGATACCGCCGCAATGGACCAATCCGCCATCGCCCGCTCCGCCATCGAAAGTGCGGCCGAGAACCTGTCGGACGGTGTGATCGCCCCGGCCTTCTGGTTTCTTGTGGGTGGCCTGCCCGCGATGATGGTCTACAAAGTTGTCAACACGGCAGACAGCATGATCGCCTACAGAACACCTAAATACGAGAAGTTCGGCAAAGCGGCCGCCTATATGGATGATGCAATGAATCTCATCCCCGCCCGCCTGACCTGTCTGCTCATCGCTATTCCCGCTGGTGTTATAGGGCAGTGGCGTGCGATTGGCCGCGATGCGCGCTTGCACCGCTCGCCTAATGCGGGCTGGCCAGAGGCGGCGATGGCGCGGGCCATTGGTGTGGCCCTGGCAGGCCCCCGCGCATATGATGGCGCTATGCAGGAGTTTCCATGGGTCGGTGCTGCAGGCGCGCGCACCATTGGCTCCGACGAAATTGACGCTGCCTTGGGGCGCCTTTGGCAGGCGTGGGGTATCATGCTGGGGCTGACTACACTGCTCACATTATTCGGATAACGACAGAAGCTATATGTTTTAATGATGTACTCACCATTACTCGCCGCGTTTTTGGCTATTGCCCCCGTTTCCGCCCTCGCCGCGACCTGCGGAGGCACTTTCGACAGTTTCAAGTCAGCGCTCGTCGCAGAGGCTCCCAAAAGCGGCATCAGCACCATTACCGCTGCAAACTTCCTCGCTGACGTGCGTCAGGATCCCGCCGTGTTACGCGCCGATCGCGCCCAAGGGGTATTCCAGCGTCCTTTCATCGACTTCTCCCGCCGCCTGATTTCGAACGATCGCCTCAACCGCGGCCTGAACAACGGCCAGAAATACCGTGCCATCTTTGACCGCATTGAATTGTCATACGGGGTGGACCGTGGCGTCCTTTTGGCATTTTGGGCATTCGAGACTGATTTCGGCTCGATACAGGGTGACTTCAACACCGCCGATGCGCTCGTAACCCTTGCGCATGATTGCCGCCGCCCCGATCTCTTCCGCCCGCAAATCTTTGCTGCGATGAAGCTATTTGCCCGCGGCGATCTGGACCCCGCCACCACCACTGGCGCATGGGCAGGTGAAATCGGAATGGTGCAAATGTTGCCACGTGACATTATCGAAAACGGTACCGACGGGGATGGTGATGGCCGCGTCACACTTAAAACCTCTGTAGCCGACGCGCTGGTATCCGGAGGCGCAATGCTCAAGTCTCTGGGCTGGCGCAGGGATGAACCATGGATCGACGAGGTCACCGTTCCAGATGATTTCGACTGGTCCCAGACCGGCCTCGAGATCACAAAACCCGGCTCAGAATGGGCACAACTTGGCATTCAGGCCCGCGATGGCAGGTTGGAAAACCTTCCCGCATCATTGATCCTGCCCCAAGGGCGAAAGGGTCCTGCCTTTCTCGCCTATCCTAACTTCAACGTCTATTTTGAATGGAACCAGAGTTTTACCTATGTACTGACAGCTGCCTATTTTGCCACCCGCCTTCAGGGCGCACAGGTCTATGACGCCGGGGCACCCGAACAGGGGCTCGGCCCCGATCAAATGAAACGCCTGCAACAGGCTCTGCAAAAGCGTGGATATGATGTGGGCCAGATTGATGGCATACTGGGTGCCAATACCCGAAAAGCCGTACAAAAGGAGCAGATCCGCTTGGAAATACCTGCAGACGCGTGGCCGACGCCAGCTCTCCTCACAAAACTGGAAGGAACCTCAAGATGAGCCTGAAAATCACCGCCGCCCAAATGGTCGAGCGCGCCCGCGCCCGTATCGAAGAAATCGAGACCGCCGACGCCATCGCAATGGTAAACGATCCAGGCGTGCAAATTGTCGATCTGCGCGACCCGCGCGAGCGCGAGCGCACAGGCTTCATTCCCGGCAGCTTCCATTGCCCGCGCGGGATGCTGGAGTTTTGGGTTGACCCCGACAGCCCTTATTTCAAAGAGGTCTTTGCCCAAGACAAAAAGTTCGTATTCCACTGCGCCTCAGGCTGGCGTTCCGCCATCTCCGTCGCAACGCTCCAAGATATGGGTTTTGATGCCGCCCACATCAAAGAAGGCTTTAGCGCATGGGAAAAAGAGGGTGGACCGATAGAGCGCAAAGACCGCTAGCCCAATGTCAGCGCACCAAAGAACAGCGGGCACCCGTTCCAAAATCCAGCTAAACTTCGCACGTCGTGTGATGTGCTGATCTCGGCGAAGCCGCTAGAAGTCATATATCCACGCGTGAGGCTGCCATCAACAGGGTCGCCGATATTATCGATCCTGACCGCATACCGCCTGCTCTACAGCAGCGCCTAACCACCATTCAGTAGCACTGCCAATAGAGACGACACAGGCTTCAGGCGACCATCTGGCTCGCTTTTTTGAGGTCTACCGAAACAAGCTGGCTCACCCCCTGCTCCGCCATGGTCACGCCAAACAGACGGTCCATCCGCGCCATTGTCACGGCATGATGCGTGATGATTAAAAATCGTGTGTCCGTCTGGCGGCACATCTCATCCAGCAGGTCACAAAACCTTGTCACGTTGGCATCGTCCAGCGGCGCGTCGACCTCGTCCAACACACAAATCGGCGCTGGATTGGCCAGAAAAACCGCAAAGATCAGCGCCATTGCCGTCAACGTCTGCTCGCCCCCGCTCAACAGGCTCAGGGTTGACAGTTTCTTACCCGGCGGTTGGCACATAATCTCAAGGCCCGCCTCCAGCGGGTCATCGCTTTCTACCATCACAAGGCTTGCCTCGCCGCCGCCGAACAAATGCGAAAACAGCAAACCGAAGTTTGAGTTCACCTGCTCGAACGCAGTCAGCAAACGCTCGCGGCCTTCTTTGTTCAGGCCTGCAATGCCTGCGCGGAGCGTCTTGATCGCCTCTTCCAGATCGGCCTTTTCCGCCGCCAGCATATCATGCTCGACCTGCACATCCCTCGCATCTTCCTCAGCACGTAAGTTAACCGCGCCAAGTGCCTCGCGCTGTCGCTTTAGGCGGTTCACATCAGCCTCCAGCACATCAGCGCCCGGCATTTCATCCACGTTCACATCCAACTGGACCAGCAGTTGTGCGGGTGTCACTTGCTGATCCTCGGCAATTCGTTCCGCCGCTGCGGCCACCGTTTCACGGGCCGCATCGCTACGTGCCTCGGATCTCGCTCGCGCCTCGCGCGCCTCGGATGCGGCGCGCTCTGCTTCGCGCTCAGACAGCGTCGCCTCCCGCAGGTTAGCCTCCGCCGTGACAAGCTTATCTACCGCATCTGCACACCGCGCTTCAGACTTTGTAATTTCGCGGTTCAAATCGTCGCGCTTGGCTGCGATCTCGGCTGGCGCGGCACCCGCGGCCTTCAGCTCAGTCTCGGATGCATGCTTGCGCTCAACCAACTCCGCACTGCGGGCTTCGGCCGTCTCAAGCCGGTGGCGCCATCCGCTTAGCTCTTTGGTGACTTCCTGTGTCCGCTTCAGTCGGGCATCCCCCTCACGGCGCAGTTCATCATGGCCGGACCGTAGTGCAATCATAGTGATCCGCGCGGCTTCCACTGCCATACGGATATCCTCCACACCGGCGCGCGCCTCGTCCAGATCCCCCAAATCCGCTAATGCCTGCTCAGCCTCAAGCACGCGCGCACGCGCACTCATCGCCTCTTCCTCATGCCGCGTGACGGCCAATCCTAAACTCTCCAACCGACCCGCTGCTAGATTGCGGTCCGCCTCGACCCGGCTAAGCGCACGGCCCGCGTCCGCCACCATCCGGTCTGCATCACGTCGCGCTTCGCGTGCTTGTTTGTCCGCATCCGTCTGCGCTGCCAA encodes the following:
- the cbiB gene encoding adenosylcobinamide-phosphate synthase CbiB, which translates into the protein MSTALILAIALLLDAALGEPKWLWDRIPHPAVVMGRAVGLLDRTLNTGRLGIPAGLLTLAVLMFGAYVIGTALAFLGGVAQVIIVAILLAQRSLVQHVAAVADGLRVSLGDGRSAVAMIVSRDTAAMDQSAIARSAIESAAENLSDGVIAPAFWFLVGGLPAMMVYKVVNTADSMIAYRTPKYEKFGKAAAYMDDAMNLIPARLTCLLIAIPAGVIGQWRAIGRDARLHRSPNAGWPEAAMARAIGVALAGPRAYDGAMQEFPWVGAAGARTIGSDEIDAALGRLWQAWGIMLGLTTLLTLFG
- a CDS encoding rhodanese-like domain-containing protein, with amino-acid sequence MSLKITAAQMVERARARIEEIETADAIAMVNDPGVQIVDLRDPRERERTGFIPGSFHCPRGMLEFWVDPDSPYFKEVFAQDKKFVFHCASGWRSAISVATLQDMGFDAAHIKEGFSAWEKEGGPIERKDR
- a CDS encoding lytic murein transglycosylase — encoded protein: MMYSPLLAAFLAIAPVSALAATCGGTFDSFKSALVAEAPKSGISTITAANFLADVRQDPAVLRADRAQGVFQRPFIDFSRRLISNDRLNRGLNNGQKYRAIFDRIELSYGVDRGVLLAFWAFETDFGSIQGDFNTADALVTLAHDCRRPDLFRPQIFAAMKLFARGDLDPATTTGAWAGEIGMVQMLPRDIIENGTDGDGDGRVTLKTSVADALVSGGAMLKSLGWRRDEPWIDEVTVPDDFDWSQTGLEITKPGSEWAQLGIQARDGRLENLPASLILPQGRKGPAFLAYPNFNVYFEWNQSFTYVLTAAYFATRLQGAQVYDAGAPEQGLGPDQMKRLQQALQKRGYDVGQIDGILGANTRKAVQKEQIRLEIPADAWPTPALLTKLEGTSR